The proteins below come from a single Triticum aestivum cultivar Chinese Spring chromosome 5D, IWGSC CS RefSeq v2.1, whole genome shotgun sequence genomic window:
- the LOC123123629 gene encoding probable inorganic phosphate transporter 1-8 — protein sequence MARSEQQGLQVLSALDAAKTQWYHFTAIVVAGMGFFTDAYDLFCISLVTKLLGRIYYTDLSKPDPGTLPPGVAAAVNGVAFCGTLAGQLFFGWLGDKMGRKSVYGMTLILMVICSIGSGLSFAHTPKSVMATLCFFRFWLGFGIGGDYPLSATIMSEYANKKTRGAFIAAVFAMQGFGILAGGIVTLIISSAFRAGFHEPAYQDDRVASTGTEADFVWRIILMLGAVPALLTYYWRMKMPETARYTALVAKNAKLAAADMSKVLQVELEDETEKMDEMVSRGANDFGLFSPQFARRHGLHLVGTATTWFLLDIAFYSQNLFQKDIFTSINWIPKARTMSALDEVFRISRAQTLIALCGTVPGYWFTVFLIDVVGRFAIQLMGFFMMTVFMLGLAVPYHHWTTPGNQIGFVVMYAFTFFFANFGPNATTFVVPAEIFPARLRSTCHGISAAAGKAGAMIGAFGFLYAAQDPHKPDAGYRPGIGVRNSLFVLAGVNLLGFMFTFLVPEANGKSLEEMSGEAQDNEDQARAAAVQPSTA from the coding sequence atggcgCGGTCGGAGCAGCAAGGGCTGCAGGTGCTCAGCGCGCTGGACGCGGCCAAGACGCAGTGGTACCACTTCACGGCCATCGTCGTCGCCGGCATGGGCTTCTTCACCGACGCCTACGACCTCTTCTGCATCTCCCTCGTCACCAAGCTCCTCGGCCGCATCTACTACACCGACCTCTCCAAGCCCGACCCCGGCACGCTGCCCCccggcgtcgccgccgccgtcaacggcGTCGCCTTCTGCGGCACGCTCGCCGGCCAGCTCTTCTTCGGCTGGCTCGGCGATAAGATGGGCCGCAAGAGCGTCTACGGCATGACGCTGATTCTCATGGTCATCTGCTCCATCGGCTCCGGCCTCTCCTTCGCGCACACCCCCAAGAGCGTCATGGCCACGCTCTGCTTCTTCCGCTTCTGGCTCGGCTTCGGCATCGGCGGCGACTACCCGCTCTCCGCCACCATCATGTCCGAGTACGCCAACAAGAAGACccgcggcgccttcatcgccgccGTCTTCGCCATGCAGGGCTTCGGCATCCTCGCCGGTGGCATCGTCACCCTCATCATCTCCTCCGCCTTCCGCGCTGGGTTCCACGAGCCGGCCTACCAGGACGACCGCGTCGCCTCCACCGGCACCGAGGCCGACTTCGTGTGGCGCATCATCCTCATGCTCGGGGCCGTTCCGGCGCTGCTCACCTACTACTGGCGGATGAAGATGCCCGAGACGGCGCGCTACACCGCCCTCGTCGCCAAGAACgccaagctcgccgccgccgacatgtCCAAGGTGCTGCAGGTGGAGCTCGAGGACGAGACGGAGAAGATGGACGAGATGGTGAGCCGCGGGGCCAACGACTTCGGCCTCTTCTCGCCGCAGTTCGCGCGGCGGCACGGCCTCCACCTGGTGGGCACGGCCACCACGTGGTTCCTGCTGGACATCGCCTTCTACAGCCAGAACCTGTTCCAGAAGGACATCTTCACGAGCATCAACTGGATCCCCAAGGCGCGCACCATGAGCGCCCTCGACGAGGTCTTCCGCATCTCCCGCGCGCAGACGCTCATCGCCCTCTGCGGCACCGTGCCCGGATACTGGTTCACCGTCTTCCTCATCGACGTCGTCGGCCGCTTCGCCATCCAGCTCATGGGCTTCTTCATGATGACCGTCTTCATGCTCGGCCTCGCCGTGCCCTACCACCACTGGACCACGCCCGGCAACCAGATCGGCTTCGTCGTCATGTACGCCTTCACCTTCTTCTTCGCCAACTTCGGCCCCAACGCCACCACCTTCGTCGTGCCCGCCGAGATCTTCCCGGCGAGGCTGCGCTCCACGTGCCACGGGATCTCGGCCGCCGCAGGGAAGGCCGGCGCCATGATCGGCGCGTTCGGGTTCCTCTACGCGGCGCAGGACCCGCACAAGCCCGACGCCGGGTACAGGCCAGGCATCGGCGTCCGCAACTCCCTCTTCGTGCTCGCCGGGGTCAACCTGCTGGGGTTCATGTTCACCTTCCTGGTGCCGGAGGCCAACGGGAAGTCGCTGGAGGAGATGTCCGGCGAGGCCCAGGACAACGAGGACCAGGCACGCGCCGCCGCCGTGCAGCCGTCCACGGCCTAG